The Embleya scabrispora genome contains the following window.
AACAGCCCGGCTCCGACGTCACCTCGTGGCTGATGGCCCACCCGAGCCGGCTCACCGACGAGGAGATGATCCATCAACTCGTCATGCTGATGAGCGCGGGCACCGAACCGCAGCGCAACCTCATCGCCAACGGGTTGCGGCTGATCCTGTCCGACGAACGGTTCTCGGCCAGTCTGTTCGGCGGCGGCGCCTCCGTCGAGGACGCGCTCGACGAGGTGTTGTGGACCGACCCGCCGATGGCGAACTACGCCGTGCACTATCCGGTGCGGGACGTGGACCTGTCGGGCGTGGTCCTGACGCGCGGCACCCCCGTGGTGATCAGCTTCGCCGCCACCAACAGCGACCCCGCGCTGATCGCGCACGGCCGCCGCCCGAGCAACCGCTCGCACCTGGCCTGGAGCGCGGGGCCGCACGCCTGCCCGGCCAAGGACTCCGCCTGGCTGATCGCCACCGCCGCGATCGAAAAGCTGCTCAACCGCCTTCCGGACCTGGAACTCGCGGTTCCGGTGGCCGAGTTGGACTGGCGGCCCGGCCCGTTCAACCGGGCGCTGACCGCGCTGCCCGCCCGCTTCACCCCGATCGCGCCGCGCCCGGCAGCCCCCGCCGGTCCGGCGCCCGCCCGCCCCGCCACCGCTGCGGAACACCCGGAACCCGGGGCGCGCAAGGGCGGCGTGTGGAGCTCGTTCCTGAACTGGTGGCGAGGCCAGTAGCCCTACTCCCACCCCGCGCACCAGGCGGGCGGCACCACCCACCACCGGTGCCGGCGTCGCGGCCCGGGAGGCTCACCCGCTCCCGGGCCCGGCCTCGGCGCGCCCGAACGAGGCGGCGGCGCACGCGTGCCGCATGCCCCGCCCGACAACCGCAGACACCCTTCCTCGTCGGCCGCCCCATCCCGGCCGCCCGATCGATCAGCGCTGTGCCGAGCCGTCCGCCGACGTCGTGTCGAGTTCGAAGGAGCCGTCGTGCAGTCTTCCGCATCACCCACCGTCGTCGACAGCAGAAGCGTCGTCGCCCTGTTGTCCCGCCTGCGCTCCGTGGCCGGGCAGGCGGATCCCCTGCCGCTCTACGCCGGTTTACGGGAGATGGGTGACGTCGTACCCGCGCCCTGGGGCGGCTACCTCGTGACCCGCTACCGCGCCTGCGACGAGGTGTTGCGCAGCCCCGACTGGCTCGCCCTGGACCATGCGTGGCGCGCTCGACAGTCCGACGACTCCCGCTGGTCGACCCCGTCCTCCCGCGAACTCGAACAAACGCTGGTGGCGCTGAATCCGCCCGAGCACACCAGGGTTCGCAGATCGGTGAACACCATCTTCGACCGCGCCACCCTCGAGGCGCTGCGCCCGAAGGTGCGCCGGGTGGCGAACACACTCCTCGACACCCTGATCGAGCAGGCCGGGGACGCCGACGCGGACTTCGCCGAACTCGTGGGCGAACAACTGCCGGTGGCCACCGTCGGACACTGGCTCGGCGTGCCCCCCGAGGACTTCGACCTCCTGCGCTCCCTCACCCACGCCCAGGCGTACGCCCAGGAGTTGCTGCCCGTCAAACGCCAACTCCGCGCCGCCGACGAGGCCATCCGCGGTCTGCGCGCCTACTTCACCGCCCTGGTCGCACGCCGCCGGGCCGAGCCCGGCGACGACGTGATCTCGGCCTGGCTGCGCGCCTGGGACGCACTG
Protein-coding sequences here:
- a CDS encoding cytochrome P450, with the protein product MAAPVELAPGVEAMLVTDHAAALRVLHSPELFAKDPRRWLALADGTVPADSPVVPMMMYRPNALFSDGAEHLRLRQAVTDSLDRIDPYQLRRFVERSSDYLVDQWAATGRVDLLNHYAKTLPLLVFSELFGSPPELGDRLVAGIAGIFDAVGDAEAANTMLTGALVELVALKREQPGSDVTSWLMAHPSRLTDEEMIHQLVMLMSAGTEPQRNLIANGLRLILSDERFSASLFGGGASVEDALDEVLWTDPPMANYAVHYPVRDVDLSGVVLTRGTPVVISFAATNSDPALIAHGRRPSNRSHLAWSAGPHACPAKDSAWLIATAAIEKLLNRLPDLELAVPVAELDWRPGPFNRALTALPARFTPIAPRPAAPAGPAPARPATAAEHPEPGARKGGVWSSFLNWWRGQ
- a CDS encoding cytochrome P450, yielding MQSSASPTVVDSRSVVALLSRLRSVAGQADPLPLYAGLREMGDVVPAPWGGYLVTRYRACDEVLRSPDWLALDHAWRARQSDDSRWSTPSSRELEQTLVALNPPEHTRVRRSVNTIFDRATLEALRPKVRRVANTLLDTLIEQAGDADADFAELVGEQLPVATVGHWLGVPPEDFDLLRSLTHAQAYAQELLPVKRQLRAADEAIRGLRAYFTALVARRRAEPGDDVISAWLRAWDALEPDRDLADEQVYALAMFTVIASLETTSTLLSTMVWTLDRHPRQRAWLRAHPMALADAVEEVFRYDPPIAVTTRYAGRDLVLAGIPIARGEVVHTMLASANHDPSLTPDAAAFDVTRRARHISFGGGIHYCIGAGLARLEAGLLLEAILRRLPALRVTAPPTWEPRLAFRRITAMRVSVR